In Lolium rigidum isolate FL_2022 chromosome 7, APGP_CSIRO_Lrig_0.1, whole genome shotgun sequence, the DNA window AATAGCGCTAAGCTTTTGTTGAACGTGGCCATGATATCGGTGGTGGGGATGGGGATCGAGTCCTGGCCGCGTCGGAGCGTGCAGTGACGCCTCATGGGGGCTGCAGCACCAAGACCCTGCCACGGAGCTGCGCCTTGTCGCCGTCCACCACAGCTCGCTGGCGTGTACGAGGGCCAGAGGTGATGCGCCTGCTACGGCTCCGTGCGTGCTTCGATGAATGCACAGTGCGCGCGCGGCCGCGCTGTGCTCAGGCCTCACACCATGAGCTTTGTTTAGTCTTGGGCGCTAAACATTGTTGGTACGGCGAGGTGACGTAGCTATGGACTTGGGAGTCAGTCAGCCTCATGGACTCGTCGGCATCATATGGTGGAGGTTGCCCGTGCGGGAGGTCAAGGCCAAGCTTGCCGCGGCAGCGACGGAACGCGAGCGGCACACATGCCTGTTGACTGTTCTTTTAGCAACCCATGCCACGTTGGGCCAATAATAGAGTGCCACGTCACCAAAACCAGCCTGCAAAACAACTTATCAGAACTAGGGGGTCAATTGCCCGGTTTTGTATACATTTGGGGGTTAAGTGTGCTAGTTTAAAGTTAAGGGGGTTTAGTGTCCCAACTCTAAAACTTGTGGGGGTTATATGGACTTCTTGCTTAGTTAAATTATAAATATATCTCTATAAATTTGTACTAATCAAATGGCATTGTGTTGTGCAACAAAAAAATCGTGTTGTTCTTCTATCTAGATAATCATTTTTGCTTAGAAAGTTTAGAGCCATACAAAGTCTGTATCGTGCCTTAAGGCAGACTAGCAATAGCAGCCTGATATTTTTGTTTTGATTTAGGGAACTAGATGGGCTGGTTGAACTTCCATAGGCTATTGATAAAATAACAAGGGTTTAATTTTGAGCATTTTCgaataaaatatttaaaaagttAAGAATTATAATGTCAATACAAACACTGCTGCTTTTATTGCAATCAACCATTCCAGCCCCTAAGCAGCTACTGAACTTACTAGATGACAGATGCTGGCTACCACTGCTTTGCTCCTGACTGGATAGGATTTGGGTTTAGTGAGATGCCACAGCCTGGGTACGGATTTGATTACAAAGGTCAGGAAATGTCTATGAACTTCCTGGTACAAAGTGGTCTATAAAGCTAGCCAAAGACTCATATATGTTGAATTGTTTGTAGAAGAGGAATTCCACAAGGCATTCGATGAACTTCTTGGCACTCTAAATATCACCGAACCATTCTACTTAGTTGTCCAGGTACAAAAACTTGGAACTTGTCAGAAAATCCTTGCCATAGAAGTTTGCATATGTACGGTCGAATGATTTCCTTCATTTCCTTGTAGGGATTTATTGTAGGTTCTTATGGTCTAACATGGGCATTGAAGAACCCGAGCAAACTTCGTAAGGTAGCAATTCTGAACAGCCCACTTACTGTTTCTTCCCCAGTGCCTGGAGTGATAAAGCAGCTCAGGTCAGCTACTTATGTGTTCTTTACTCCTTAATATTAGTCTTCTACGTCGTAAATTGAACCTGCATGCTTTGGTAGATTACAAACTAGTATGAGTCTGGGCACATAATGCATTATTGCTATGAAATCCACAATTAAATTTGACTTGAAATGTACATATGTTCTATTGCTCTCGTATTATTGTAATGGAACTCTCATTCATTGTATTTTTTCTTGTTTTGGGTATTTCCGCATATAATGATGTTCGTTTTTGACTTAGTAGTTTTGTTAATTAATCCAAAATATGTTTTTGGCTAGCTGATGGTGTTGTAGAGTGAGTATTTAGATAGGTATCTTGCTTTTTCATATTTTCACTAATACTGTAGTCGATGATCTTATTTTTTGTCAGTATGTTTATACTTATGTACATGAACTGAGGGGTCTTTTTCAATGCAGGTTGCCACTCTTTGGTGAATTTACTTGCCAAAATGCTATTTTGGCTGAAAGATTCATTGAAGCAGGTAGCCCGTATGTATCCTTGTCACTGAAACTCTGTTTGTTATACCCTGCCAATTTTGTTAGCACTATGCTTCTTTGTTTCTTGGAGAAGGGCACGTTGCTTGAAACAAGAAAATAACTTCTGTTTATTCTCCATACGAGACTATTTTGTGTCCATACTGTTAGTAACTATCTAGCATTATGACACACTGTCAATTAACTTATTGGTGAGAAATTTTCAATTGAACCCTTTTTTGTTTGGCAGCTACGTGCTGAAGTCAGAGAAGGCTGACGTATACAGATTACCGTATCTATCAAGTGGTGCTCCTGGATTTggtttgtcctctactcccagtcTCTTGTTTCCATTGTGTTACCTTGTCAGATATACTGGTTTGATTACGTCTAGCTTGTATTGTCCGTAGGCATGAAACAAACTTAaaattaccaaacaagagaacccATTTTTCCTAATAAATGGAATGTGAGTTTTACATACTTAGCCATGTTTTGGTGATTTTAGATCACCTGAAGCCATTCCTTGACATAACTTGCGCCATTCCCTTGGGAAATCTTCGTCACGATGTATCTGTGAATATTGAACTCACTGTCCTATTCTTATCCAAGTATTTTCCTATTTTCCTCTATGTTTTCCTTTTGAACGATTGCTAAGGTGTTCTGAATGAAGGATATACTTCTTTGCATTCACCCTATTAAACCTCATTGTTTGCAATCTTACGTTCATATATATTATAGTGATTCAGTTAGCTTGCCTCTTTTCTGGAATAAAATTTACCAATTGCAAACCTTCGACTTACTGGTTCTGATAAATTTGGCAACCTTAATATCTCACTTATTCTGTTTGTTTGTTTGCTTAGCATTGCTTGAAGCTGCCAGGAAAGCCAATTTTCAAGATGTACTAAGTAGAATTTCGGCTGGATTTTCATCCAACAGGTAGACTTACCCAAGTGCCTTACTATATGCAAGGCTTGGTATAGTAAGCTCTAAGGCGACTGATTAGTCATTTTGCAGTCTTAACACCCAGTATTAATATCAGACTGCAAAACAACTTATCAAACATCTCTCACTATGCTGAAACAATCTTTTGGGTAATTTCCTGCAGCTGGGAAATACCAATATTGCTTGCATGGGGGGAATCAGACAAGTACTTACCACTCTCGATAGCTGAGGAGTTCCAGAAAAGCA includes these proteins:
- the LOC124676439 gene encoding haloalkane dehalogenase 2-like, with the translated sequence MSGCPCPCSTCASASSPLSLLPSIPADPRRSSFAFPSSRGGPRRRGLRVVVAASSKDEKAEAEEGDPAFNPFGFVTDNPSSRTAIQLPESPAQDGNVGQMLYRTEDKGREYGKSVRSGEFRWFVRETGSPDARRGTVMFIHGAPTQSFSYRTVMAQMTDAGYHCFAPDWIGFGFSEMPQPGYGFDYKEEEFHKAFDELLGTLNITEPFYLVVQGFIVGSYGLTWALKNPSKLRKVAILNSPLTVSSPVPGVIKQLRLPLFGEFTCQNAILAERFIEAGSPYVLKSEKADVYRLPYLSSGAPGFALLEAARKANFQDVLSRISAGFSSNSWEIPILLAWGESDKYLPLSIAEEFQKSNPKVVKLKTIEGAGHMPQEDWPEKVVSALTSFLF